A region from the Solibacillus sp. FSL H8-0523 genome encodes:
- a CDS encoding ABC transporter permease — protein sequence MFFDFVKRNSRKTRKENGVYFASLIVSIVAFYVILSLGEQDVMLYLKTIESNAVERLLLMIPVLYGVSLVFVFFLVYFANRYQLQQRSHEFGLYLMMGMKQSKLFFMIMGETIWNGIVALCIGLPISLFLTAIINLTTSRLVGMGIIGQSFRISWTGIGLTICGFFIVQLLAMLLLSFTMSRKEPMDLLHEEKEKSQTTLAPKWGAASLLYGAALLFGTIFLCVAYGMAILYLRNFDYKIFALILLIGVGGTFFLFRGLGSLIGVYVKRKGSTSTGLSMFTARQLQENVLHQWSSLAISSLLILMALVCFAFGTSTALTNSAVANRTVDYTFNGEENEIAPVLQSDKLAPYIETYYGMALHSFYSSEGEPHYHFAWTNLIETISNQADSEPKEILLNNFSMQSMPYFIALSSYNSMLEAAGKKTIVLADDEVAMYTSDDTGAPYDLLKDTLKKNPSVEIAENEYTLLPTLYSDNIVADRAITLMYSLIVPDALFEQYFDTEETWLWNMTLKDDFIEEKGLMQAMFEVDQLLDPTGLQFESYLASMGRQLFFTVAGSYTTFYLGVMFLIIANTVLGLNFLMQQRSTRGRYQTLAMLGANVEAICASARKQIWLYFSLVISVAVVSGIFGIWSLLTAMPTTVYSLKNSAVIALVVLLFILIEVVYIRMIQRKSDEEIRKLNEID from the coding sequence ATGTTCTTTGATTTTGTGAAGCGCAATAGTCGCAAAACGCGGAAGGAAAACGGTGTGTATTTCGCTTCACTTATCGTATCGATTGTGGCTTTTTATGTGATTTTGTCATTAGGTGAACAAGACGTCATGCTGTATTTAAAGACGATTGAAAGTAATGCGGTTGAGCGATTACTGCTCATGATTCCGGTACTTTATGGGGTTTCTTTAGTGTTCGTGTTTTTCCTCGTGTATTTTGCGAATCGTTATCAATTGCAGCAGCGAAGTCATGAGTTTGGTTTGTATTTAATGATGGGCATGAAGCAAAGTAAGCTGTTTTTCATGATTATGGGGGAAACGATTTGGAATGGGATTGTAGCGCTTTGTATCGGGTTGCCGATTTCGTTATTTTTAACAGCAATCATTAATTTAACGACGTCACGTTTAGTGGGCATGGGGATTATTGGACAGTCGTTTCGTATTTCTTGGACGGGCATTGGCTTAACAATTTGTGGTTTCTTCATTGTTCAATTACTTGCTATGCTCCTGTTAAGCTTTACAATGAGTCGTAAAGAGCCAATGGATTTACTTCATGAAGAAAAGGAAAAATCGCAAACAACATTAGCACCTAAATGGGGCGCGGCGAGCTTACTATACGGGGCTGCCTTATTATTTGGAACAATTTTTTTATGTGTAGCGTACGGCATGGCGATTTTATATTTACGAAATTTTGATTATAAAATCTTTGCGTTGATTCTACTGATCGGCGTAGGTGGGACGTTTTTTTTATTCCGTGGCTTAGGTAGTTTAATTGGTGTATACGTAAAACGTAAAGGCAGTACTTCAACGGGTTTATCGATGTTTACAGCGAGACAATTGCAAGAAAATGTATTACATCAATGGAGCTCACTGGCAATTTCGTCACTGCTCATTTTAATGGCGTTGGTATGCTTCGCGTTTGGTACGTCGACCGCGTTAACAAATAGCGCGGTAGCAAATCGCACGGTAGATTATACGTTTAATGGTGAGGAAAATGAAATTGCGCCTGTATTACAATCAGACAAACTAGCACCTTACATTGAGACTTATTATGGAATGGCATTACATTCATTCTACTCATCAGAAGGGGAACCTCATTACCATTTTGCATGGACAAATTTAATTGAAACCATATCGAACCAAGCTGACTCAGAGCCAAAAGAAATTTTATTAAACAATTTCTCGATGCAAAGCATGCCATATTTTATTGCTTTATCGAGCTATAATTCGATGCTTGAGGCAGCCGGTAAGAAAACAATTGTATTAGCTGACGATGAGGTGGCCATGTATACAAGTGACGATACAGGAGCGCCTTATGATTTATTAAAAGACACATTGAAAAAAAATCCGTCAGTTGAAATAGCAGAAAATGAATATACGCTCTTACCGACGTTATACTCTGATAATATTGTGGCAGACAGAGCGATTACATTAATGTACTCGTTGATTGTACCGGATGCATTATTCGAGCAGTATTTTGACACTGAGGAAACTTGGCTTTGGAATATGACATTAAAAGACGATTTCATTGAAGAAAAAGGGCTAATGCAGGCGATGTTTGAGGTCGACCAACTCCTTGATCCAACTGGTTTGCAGTTTGAGAGCTATCTCGCGAGTATGGGCAGACAGCTATTTTTCACCGTGGCGGGAAGCTATACAACGTTTTATTTAGGTGTGATGTTTTTAATTATCGCTAATACCGTACTAGGCTTAAACTTCTTAATGCAGCAAAGAAGCACGCGCGGTCGCTATCAAACGTTAGCGATGCTTGGTGCGAATGTCGAAGCGATTTGTGCATCAGCGCGCAAGCAAATTTGGCTCTATTTCAGCTTAGTCATTTCGGTCGCAGTCGTTAGTGGCATTTTTGGGATTTGGTCGTTATTAACGGCGATGCCTACAACCGTGTACAGCTTGAAAAACAGCGCTGTCATTGCATTAGTTGTGCTGTTATTTATACTCATCGAAGTTGTGTATATCCGAATGATTCAACGCAAAAGTGATGAAGAAATAAGAAAGTTAAACGAAATCGACTAG
- a CDS encoding ABC transporter ATP-binding protein — protein MSKLLQVKEVRKVFGKGQSETAALKGVTFDVLPGEFLGIMGASGSGKTTLLNTIATMIKPTSGQILLEGQNISSFKGVQLAAYRGNKIGYLFQQFELIDNLTAKENIILPLSIHGVNIKEQEKELVQLAKQFELEDVLNKFPSQLSGGQKQRVAAARALISNPSIVLADEPTGALDTKNAKILMDKLSTNNQQHGSTILMVTHDANAASYCSRILFIQDGVIFHELRKNVPGESQQSFYERIVMVMAQLAGGSSNVL, from the coding sequence GTGAGTAAATTACTGCAAGTGAAAGAAGTCCGTAAAGTTTTTGGGAAAGGTCAAAGTGAAACGGCTGCGTTAAAAGGTGTCACATTTGATGTGTTACCGGGGGAATTTCTTGGGATTATGGGGGCAAGTGGCTCTGGTAAAACGACATTGCTCAATACGATCGCGACCATGATTAAGCCAACATCTGGCCAAATTTTACTCGAGGGACAAAATATTTCATCCTTTAAAGGCGTGCAGTTAGCAGCTTACCGAGGCAATAAAATCGGTTACTTATTTCAGCAATTTGAACTCATTGATAACTTAACAGCTAAGGAAAATATAATACTGCCATTATCGATTCATGGGGTCAACATAAAAGAGCAGGAAAAAGAACTTGTGCAATTAGCGAAGCAGTTTGAGCTTGAGGATGTGTTAAATAAATTCCCGTCACAATTGTCTGGCGGTCAGAAACAACGCGTTGCTGCTGCAAGAGCGCTCATTTCAAATCCAAGTATCGTGTTAGCGGATGAACCAACAGGCGCGCTTGATACAAAAAATGCGAAAATCTTAATGGATAAATTGTCGACAAACAATCAACAACATGGATCGACCATTTTAATGGTGACACATGATGCCAATGCGGCGAGCTATTGCTCGAGAATCTTGTTTATTCAAGACGGGGTTATTTTCCATGAATTACGTAAGAATGTACCTGGGGAATCACAACAGTCGTTTTATGAGCGCATCGTGATGGTGATGGCGCAGCTTGCTGGAGGTAGTAGCAATGTTCTTTGA
- a CDS encoding DUF4279 domain-containing protein: MTSEQTALYAYIKFTGNDDFPLDAVTESLGVQPTRTWKVGERVNTHTPLKRDHTAWKYETETLETLVVEEVLDPLLENFSGKVDIINSLKERLNLNVQIALVITMENGRTPGLVIWPEFSRFASSINAFIDIDMYVGAFSEDG; encoded by the coding sequence GTGACAAGTGAGCAAACAGCATTATATGCTTATATAAAATTCACAGGAAATGATGATTTTCCTTTAGATGCTGTAACGGAAAGCTTAGGTGTACAGCCAACGCGTACGTGGAAGGTGGGGGAGCGAGTGAATACCCATACACCACTTAAACGCGATCATACTGCTTGGAAATATGAGACGGAAACGCTTGAAACCTTGGTTGTGGAAGAAGTGCTTGATCCGCTGCTTGAAAATTTTAGTGGCAAAGTGGACATCATTAATAGCTTAAAAGAACGCTTGAATCTAAATGTTCAAATTGCACTCGTGATTACCATGGAAAACGGGCGCACGCCGGGCTTGGTAATTTGGCCTGAGTTTAGCCGATTTGCCAGTAGCATCAATGCCTTCATCGATATTGATATGTATGTTGGTGCATTTAGTGAGGATGGGTAA
- a CDS encoding globin-coupled sensor protein, with product MMKWWKQRSSLVEAEEPKQLDSFKPIIAFTNMPELAQQMKFIGIQENDLRRIKSYQQFIIAGIEEITDVFYQNVMLIPSLRKIIEDRTQIDRLKKTIGSYIISMFDGIFNDETIEHKRKIARMHFKIGLDSKWYMGTFQKLQETIITLICHDIMDPKLRENITLTVSKLINLEMQIVLEENEKENDRLRSAQYEIVKNELKDKIYSIIQNLADLTEDTNLSIEQVNGHTREISKTITSNVEIVHQIHKDAVVGKSDVTKLEQEMLEITDSTKEMGRIIGNLKVSSEQIIDIIAFVKNIADQTNLLALNASIEAARAGDHGKGFAVVAQEVRKLAEQSKHSVENITNLIRNSSSLTTTAVQMIEDVEARVESSTKFSLETQKIFQQILIAIDQNEQQIKQVALDVSNLSNVISIIGDETRTVASTADQLYQTATNL from the coding sequence ATGATGAAATGGTGGAAACAAAGATCATCGTTAGTAGAAGCGGAAGAACCGAAACAATTAGATAGCTTTAAACCGATTATCGCTTTTACAAATATGCCGGAATTAGCACAACAAATGAAGTTTATTGGTATTCAAGAGAATGATCTACGCCGAATTAAGTCTTATCAACAGTTCATAATCGCAGGTATCGAGGAGATTACCGATGTGTTTTATCAAAATGTAATGTTAATTCCCTCATTACGAAAAATTATAGAAGATCGTACCCAAATTGACCGTCTTAAGAAAACAATAGGTTCGTATATAATTTCCATGTTTGATGGCATTTTTAATGACGAAACAATTGAACATAAAAGAAAAATTGCACGTATGCACTTTAAAATTGGGTTAGATTCCAAATGGTACATGGGTACATTTCAAAAGCTACAAGAGACGATTATTACACTCATTTGCCACGATATTATGGACCCTAAATTACGTGAAAATATAACATTAACTGTTTCGAAACTAATTAATCTTGAAATGCAAATTGTATTAGAGGAAAACGAAAAAGAAAACGATCGACTTCGTAGCGCGCAATATGAAATCGTGAAAAATGAACTTAAAGATAAAATATATTCTATTATTCAGAATCTAGCTGATTTAACAGAGGATACAAACCTATCGATCGAACAAGTAAATGGTCATACGCGTGAAATTAGTAAAACGATCACATCCAATGTGGAAATCGTACATCAGATTCATAAAGATGCGGTTGTTGGTAAAAGTGATGTTACTAAATTAGAGCAAGAGATGCTAGAAATTACTGATAGTACAAAAGAAATGGGTAGGATAATAGGAAATCTAAAAGTTTCTTCTGAACAAATTATTGATATTATCGCATTCGTTAAAAATATTGCAGATCAAACCAATTTACTTGCCTTAAATGCATCAATAGAGGCTGCAAGAGCTGGCGATCACGGAAAAGGATTTGCGGTTGTAGCTCAAGAAGTACGTAAGCTTGCTGAACAATCGAAACACTCAGTAGAAAACATAACGAATCTCATTCGTAATTCCTCATCATTAACAACGACGGCTGTTCAAATGATCGAAGATGTGGAAGCACGTGTCGAATCTAGTACAAAATTTTCACTAGAAACACAAAAAATATTCCAACAAATTTTAATAGCCATTGATCAAAATGAACAACAAATTAAGCAAGTAGCTTTAGATGTATCTAATTTAAGTAACGTAATTAGCATTATTGGAGATGAAACGAGAACTGTAGCTAGCACGGCTGATCAACTTTACCAAACGGCTACCAATTTATAA
- a CDS encoding permease codes for MQSRQRLSTNFSVVFVLGTFICLIFAVPLFLESDLFTLPNSFKQFNTIFLSILIEAIPFVLIGVLIAGFIQIFITEDHLRAWIPKNKISAVLMSCVVGALFPACECGIVPIVRRLIGKGVPLYAGIGFLLTGPLINPIVIISTYMAFGNDLKMALLRMGVGFIAAVIIALIVSFLYKSNQLKSKIELDSSVTNPTKKQPIVLRIHEMLNHAIDEFFDMSKYLIMGAFVAALLQTYVSAQSLFLFGDGLVQSTIVMMALAYFLSLCSEADAFIGASFKNLFPSTSILAFLIYGPMIDLKNTIMLLSVFKAKFVFVLFLLITSIVFICVYLSSFI; via the coding sequence ATGCAATCTAGACAACGGTTATCTACTAATTTTTCAGTAGTGTTTGTTTTAGGAACTTTTATTTGCTTGATTTTTGCTGTGCCTTTATTTTTAGAAAGTGACTTGTTCACACTTCCAAATTCTTTTAAACAATTCAATACCATTTTTCTCAGTATTTTAATTGAAGCCATTCCATTTGTATTGATTGGCGTACTAATTGCAGGGTTTATTCAAATTTTTATCACGGAGGATCACTTACGCGCTTGGATACCAAAAAATAAAATTTCGGCTGTTTTAATGAGTTGTGTGGTTGGCGCATTATTTCCAGCTTGTGAATGTGGGATCGTGCCGATTGTCCGCAGATTAATTGGTAAGGGTGTACCTTTGTACGCAGGGATTGGCTTTTTATTAACAGGGCCGCTCATTAATCCGATTGTTATCATTTCGACGTATATGGCCTTTGGTAATGATTTAAAAATGGCGCTCTTACGTATGGGCGTTGGGTTCATTGCAGCAGTAATCATTGCACTGATTGTCAGCTTTTTATATAAATCAAACCAATTAAAAAGTAAGATAGAGTTGGATAGCTCGGTTACGAATCCAACAAAAAAACAACCAATCGTGCTAAGAATTCACGAAATGTTAAACCATGCAATAGATGAATTTTTTGATATGAGTAAGTATTTAATTATGGGTGCTTTTGTAGCCGCTTTACTTCAAACTTATGTGTCAGCACAATCACTTTTCTTATTTGGCGATGGACTCGTTCAGTCGACAATTGTCATGATGGCACTCGCGTATTTTTTATCGCTGTGTTCAGAAGCCGATGCTTTCATTGGTGCAAGTTTTAAAAATTTATTTCCTTCTACATCGATATTAGCTTTTCTTATTTACGGACCCATGATTGATTTGAAAAATACGATTATGTTATTGAGTGTATTTAAAGCGAAATTTGTCTTCGTGCTATTTCTTCTTATTACATCCATTGTATTTATTTGTGTTTATTTATCGAGCTTTATATAA
- a CDS encoding TIGR03943 family protein, which translates to MKLNAQHVLKVVLLGLFTLFFVNLQITGDISKYINPKYSFMSKLTAAIFFILFFIQLFRIFENKSIHHVCSTNCNHDHGNNRFNLSKVLGFTIIAFPIMTGFTIPPATLDSSIAANKGSVLTQMSGGQREPASLDQSLESSEPLVEKEHLDIYSDEYTPLLNTNYLTEAELAEKTAILEGSEQIVMNEDIFSSYYTKINDSPQSYAGKTIKMSGFVFKEGEFTSNQLVLSRFLINHCIADASIIGFLTEFEEAATITQDTWLEIEGILSVGSYDGYELPIVKVSNWKVIDEPSDPYIFPIITWWD; encoded by the coding sequence GTGAAGCTGAACGCGCAACATGTATTGAAGGTCGTACTTTTAGGTTTATTTACGTTGTTTTTTGTCAATTTACAGATCACAGGCGATATTTCGAAGTACATTAATCCAAAGTATAGCTTTATGAGTAAATTGACGGCGGCTATCTTTTTTATTTTATTTTTCATCCAGTTATTTCGAATTTTTGAGAACAAGTCGATTCATCATGTGTGTTCAACCAATTGTAACCATGACCATGGCAATAATCGCTTTAATTTATCAAAAGTCCTAGGTTTCACAATCATTGCCTTTCCAATCATGACTGGATTTACAATTCCACCTGCTACACTCGATTCTTCTATTGCCGCAAACAAAGGCTCTGTACTCACGCAGATGAGTGGTGGACAAAGGGAACCGGCCTCACTTGACCAATCATTAGAATCTTCAGAGCCACTAGTAGAAAAAGAGCATCTTGATATTTATTCAGACGAATATACACCGTTACTTAACACGAACTATCTTACTGAAGCAGAATTAGCAGAAAAAACGGCTATCCTCGAAGGTTCTGAACAAATTGTGATGAATGAGGATATATTTAGCTCTTACTATACAAAGATAAACGATAGCCCTCAATCTTACGCTGGCAAGACGATTAAGATGAGTGGATTTGTTTTTAAGGAAGGCGAATTTACTAGTAACCAGCTCGTACTTTCAAGATTTTTAATTAACCATTGTATAGCAGATGCGAGTATCATTGGATTTCTAACTGAATTTGAAGAGGCTGCTACGATTACACAAGATACGTGGCTTGAAATCGAAGGGATTCTAAGTGTGGGCAGTTATGATGGCTATGAATTACCTATCGTCAAAGTATCGAATTGGAAGGTAATCGATGAACCAAGTGACCCCTATATTTTCCCGATTATAACGTGGTGGGATTAG
- the metE gene encoding 5-methyltetrahydropteroyltriglutamate--homocysteine S-methyltransferase, protein MKVSVKAAVVGYPYIGENREWKKIVERFWKQELSERELQLEFANLRKASIKKQEALGLTQITVGDFTYYDRMLDLAFLFNMIPERYQHIEGAKTLTTYYAMARGNDDTVASEMTKWFNTNYHYIVPEYNDAKLQLNHNIYVDWLNEAKEVTGIELKATLIGPYTFAKLTKGYDEKQLASFMIQLVPLYSTLIQQLAEAGASSVQIEEPALTLELTEEDIRLVEEIYKQLDEATTANIILTTYFEALSNYERLIKLPVAGFGLDFVHGKKGNIQAIRHYGFPQDKVLAIGLINGRDIWRTNLMEQAQFVQAIQYYIPNNEIWIQSSCSLQHCPVTTKVEVTLQPVLKNALAFSDEKIPEIVQITEYIETGVWPNPSAVSASMKAIEALQTDVSRNNAKVANELKQLTNQDFHRPLAFEERLALQQRALNLPLFPTTTIGSFPQSREVKAWRAAWRKGNLSDEAYEEKLNEETTRWIHIQEQLGLDVLVHGEFERTDMVEYFGEKLEGFAFTKNAWVVSYGSRCVKPPIIFGDVDWTAPMTVKEAVFAQSKTSKYVKGMLTGPVTILNWSFVRDDISRADVANQIALALRKEVAALEDAGIRIIQVDEPALREGLPLRKENWADYLQWAVKAFKLSTSNVDNETQIHTHMCYCEFNDFIEPITALNADVISLETSRSHGELIHSLQDDSYPYGVGLGVYDIHSPRVPEIVEMTDILNDSLAVIPAPLFWVNPDCGLKTRQEPETIAALKNMVAAAKVLREKLDVKQ, encoded by the coding sequence ATGAAAGTGAGTGTAAAAGCAGCAGTAGTTGGTTATCCGTATATTGGGGAAAATCGTGAATGGAAAAAGATTGTGGAACGTTTTTGGAAGCAGGAGCTATCAGAACGGGAATTACAACTAGAATTTGCCAACTTACGTAAAGCATCGATTAAAAAGCAAGAAGCGCTAGGATTAACACAAATAACAGTCGGGGATTTTACCTATTACGATCGTATGTTAGATTTAGCCTTTTTATTTAACATGATACCGGAACGTTATCAACATATTGAAGGAGCCAAAACTTTAACAACATATTACGCAATGGCGCGTGGTAATGATGATACGGTTGCATCAGAAATGACAAAATGGTTCAATACAAACTATCACTATATCGTACCTGAATATAACGACGCGAAATTGCAATTAAATCATAACATTTACGTTGATTGGTTAAACGAAGCAAAAGAAGTGACGGGTATCGAGCTAAAAGCAACCTTAATCGGACCGTACACATTTGCAAAATTAACAAAAGGGTACGATGAAAAACAATTAGCTAGCTTTATGATTCAGCTAGTACCTCTATATAGTACGTTAATCCAGCAGTTAGCAGAAGCTGGTGCAAGTTCTGTGCAAATAGAAGAGCCTGCATTAACACTAGAATTAACAGAAGAAGACATACGCCTAGTAGAAGAAATTTATAAGCAACTGGATGAGGCGACGACAGCGAACATAATCCTGACAACGTATTTTGAAGCGTTATCCAACTATGAACGCCTGATAAAGCTACCTGTTGCCGGTTTTGGTTTAGATTTTGTTCATGGTAAAAAGGGAAATATTCAAGCGATTCGTCACTATGGCTTCCCACAAGATAAAGTATTAGCGATTGGCTTAATTAATGGTCGTGATATTTGGCGCACGAATTTAATGGAACAGGCACAATTTGTACAAGCGATTCAGTATTATATTCCAAATAATGAAATTTGGATTCAATCGTCTTGTAGTTTACAACATTGTCCAGTTACAACGAAGGTGGAGGTTACCTTACAGCCCGTATTAAAAAATGCGCTAGCGTTTAGTGATGAAAAAATTCCGGAAATTGTACAGATTACCGAGTATATTGAAACGGGTGTATGGCCGAATCCATCAGCTGTTTCAGCGAGTATGAAGGCAATCGAGGCACTACAAACCGATGTCAGTCGCAATAATGCAAAGGTAGCAAATGAGCTCAAGCAATTAACGAATCAGGATTTCCATCGTCCATTAGCATTTGAAGAACGTTTAGCCTTGCAGCAGCGAGCATTAAATTTACCATTGTTCCCAACGACAACAATAGGTAGCTTCCCGCAGTCAAGAGAAGTAAAAGCGTGGCGCGCGGCTTGGCGTAAAGGTAATCTATCAGATGAAGCATATGAAGAAAAATTAAATGAAGAAACAACACGATGGATTCACATTCAAGAGCAATTAGGGTTAGATGTTTTAGTACATGGTGAATTCGAGCGTACAGACATGGTGGAATATTTCGGCGAAAAACTTGAAGGCTTTGCATTTACGAAAAATGCTTGGGTTGTGTCATACGGCTCTCGTTGTGTAAAACCACCAATCATCTTTGGTGATGTGGACTGGACAGCTCCGATGACTGTAAAAGAAGCAGTATTTGCACAATCGAAAACATCGAAATATGTAAAAGGAATGCTAACAGGTCCCGTGACAATTTTAAACTGGTCATTTGTCCGTGACGATATTTCACGCGCGGATGTAGCCAATCAAATTGCACTTGCCCTACGTAAAGAAGTAGCGGCGCTTGAAGATGCCGGAATTCGCATTATTCAGGTTGATGAGCCAGCTTTACGAGAAGGCTTACCACTACGTAAAGAAAACTGGGCCGATTATTTACAATGGGCGGTCAAAGCTTTCAAATTATCAACTTCAAACGTTGATAATGAAACACAAATTCACACGCATATGTGCTATTGCGAGTTCAATGATTTCATCGAACCCATTACCGCATTAAATGCCGATGTGATCTCACTGGAAACATCTCGTAGTCACGGGGAATTAATTCATTCACTACAAGACGATTCATATCCGTATGGTGTAGGTTTAGGTGTGTATGATATTCATAGTCCACGTGTACCAGAGATTGTTGAAATGACGGATATTTTAAACGATAGCTTAGCAGTTATTCCTGCACCATTATTTTGGGTAAATCCAGATTGCGGCTTAAAAACACGTCAGGAGCCAGAAACAATCGCAGCACTTAAAAACATGGTTGCTGCAGCAAAAGTATTGCGTGAAAAATTGGACGTAAAACAGTAG
- a CDS encoding NAD(P)/FAD-dependent oxidoreductase, whose product MYDVCIIGGGPAGMYSAFYCASRGLNTLLLEGNKKLGGRLHYYLDMPIYDLPGQYGITAEEYLRNLERQLHISSAQILLNERVRHVHFDQHFTVQTTSNTYEAKTIINATGTGYIQHKKLQSESITAAALPHISYSLPANFESTEKIAIIGHTPMAIDWAIQLKKRGVDVLLIESQSIQLQPILMDAIQALQIPIRSLQHTQIDYHLSTFSINDEPFSHVFCHIGTTKESFTLPCRVVQKDNSYTSLAGYFIAGDARFEQDKLKLIHGATHDAMQASNAAYLYLKPNDTYQPIVSTHHPIFKDWNRH is encoded by the coding sequence ATGTACGATGTTTGTATTATAGGTGGCGGTCCTGCTGGTATGTATAGTGCGTTTTACTGTGCATCACGTGGATTAAACACCTTACTTTTAGAGGGCAATAAAAAATTAGGCGGACGGCTACATTATTATTTAGATATGCCGATTTATGACCTACCTGGACAGTACGGGATTACTGCCGAGGAATACTTACGAAATTTAGAACGACAATTACATATTAGCTCGGCACAAATTCTGTTAAATGAGCGTGTGCGGCATGTACATTTTGACCAGCACTTTACGGTTCAAACGACTTCGAATACTTATGAAGCAAAAACGATCATCAACGCAACGGGTACGGGCTATATTCAGCACAAAAAATTACAAAGTGAATCCATCACAGCAGCAGCGCTCCCGCACATTAGCTATTCTTTACCCGCTAATTTTGAAAGCACTGAAAAAATTGCCATTATCGGACACACTCCGATGGCAATCGATTGGGCCATCCAGTTAAAAAAGCGCGGTGTCGACGTGTTACTGATCGAATCCCAATCAATTCAGCTACAGCCCATTTTAATGGATGCGATACAGGCACTTCAAATTCCAATACGTTCCTTGCAGCACACTCAAATTGATTATCACTTAAGTACCTTTAGCATCAATGACGAACCGTTCTCGCATGTTTTCTGTCATATTGGCACGACAAAAGAGAGCTTCACGCTCCCTTGCCGCGTCGTACAAAAAGATAATAGTTACACGTCGTTAGCTGGCTATTTTATCGCTGGGGATGCCCGTTTTGAACAAGATAAGCTCAAGCTGATCCACGGTGCAACACACGATGCCATGCAGGCCAGTAACGCAGCTTATTTATATTTAAAACCGAATGACACGTACCAGCCAATAGTTTCAACACATCATCCGATTTTTAAAGATTGGAATAGACACTAG